In Aquimarina spinulae, a single window of DNA contains:
- a CDS encoding EI24 domain-containing protein, with the protein MLKNIINGIKAYFGTFKLISKLGLWKFFAVPILISVITGLSFMALVYFFSDNLGALIARIWVWEWGSETFATISTYIGGLLILVIGLILYKHIVMALSAPFMSPVSEKVETHLLGETNHSHRNTSFSQQLSRGIRINVRNLFRELLFMIPLIILSFIPVIGIVATILIFLIQAYYVGFGNMDYTMERHFNYKESVQFVRKNRGTAIGNGIVFVLMLFIPIIGFIITLPISVVAASTETVKILKEKGLIELKNASEEISKIEA; encoded by the coding sequence ATGCTTAAAAATATCATTAACGGGATCAAAGCTTATTTCGGAACGTTTAAACTTATTTCAAAACTAGGATTATGGAAATTTTTTGCTGTACCTATTTTGATAAGTGTAATCACAGGATTATCTTTTATGGCATTAGTGTATTTCTTTTCAGATAATTTGGGCGCTTTAATTGCTCGGATTTGGGTTTGGGAATGGGGATCAGAAACATTTGCTACCATTAGCACATATATTGGAGGTTTATTGATCCTGGTGATAGGATTAATATTATATAAGCATATTGTAATGGCATTATCCGCACCATTTATGAGTCCGGTTTCAGAAAAAGTAGAAACGCATCTTCTGGGAGAAACAAATCATTCTCACCGTAATACATCTTTTAGTCAACAATTATCCAGAGGTATCCGTATTAACGTACGAAATCTATTTAGAGAATTATTATTTATGATTCCGTTAATTATTTTAAGTTTTATTCCGGTTATTGGTATTGTAGCAACAATATTAATTTTTCTGATACAAGCATATTATGTAGGTTTTGGTAATATGGACTATACTATGGAACGTCATTTTAATTATAAAGAAAGTGTCCAGTTTGTAAGAAAAAATAGAGGAACTGCCATTGGTAACGGAATTGTGTTTGTACTCATGTTATTTATCCCAATTATAGGATTTATTATCACCTTACCTATATCTGTGGTTGCAGCTTCTACCGAAACTGTAAAAATTTTGAAAGAAAAAGGATTAATCGAACTAAAGAACGCTTCTGAGGAGATTTCCAAAATTGAAGCATAA